The Arcobacter roscoffensis genome segment CTTTTGGTGGAGGATCAAATGATTCAGGAGGTACATCAAATAGTATCCTTGACTCACTTGATAAAAGCTCGCTTATAATTCCTAAAGATGAATATTCTTTATCATTTACTTTTGAAGTAAATTTTAAAGCAACCTCTTTTTGAATCATTACCATGATATGTTCACAGTTGTTATCTTCTAATGCTCTTAATATAATATTTGTCGCAATATAGTATGGTAAGTTTGCAATCATGTCATATTTACCATCTTTCAGGGTTCCTTGCTTATCCCAAGCCTCTAAAACGTCAGTGTGGATCAGTTTTAGTTTCCCCTGCTCTATTTGCTCTTTAAATTTCGATTCTAAAATACCAATTAAATCGGTATCTACTTCATAAGCAGTTGTATCTTTGTACTTGACTAAGTATTTAGTCAAATCACCTAATCCAGGCCCAATTTCTACAATATCATTACTGTTGTTGGGCATCGATTGGATGATCTTTC includes the following:
- the rsmA gene encoding 16S rRNA (adenine(1518)-N(6)/adenine(1519)-N(6))-dimethyltransferase RsmA; its protein translation is MEKVKAKKKYGQNFLIDSSILGKIIQSMPNNSNDIVEIGPGLGDLTKYLVKYKDTTAYEVDTDLIGILESKFKEQIEQGKLKLIHTDVLEAWDKQGTLKDGKYDMIANLPYYIATNIILRALEDNNCEHIMVMIQKEVALKFTSKVNDKEYSSLGIISELLSSESRILFDVPPESFDPPPKVMSSILYIKKDMSKSIDKEFKKFLKSCFTQPRKKLSKNLSSVFDKQTLSSIYEELEIDSNIRPHEVSSSLYSQMYTKVKNGRD